From Punica granatum isolate Tunisia-2019 chromosome 1, ASM765513v2, whole genome shotgun sequence:
atacttttttattaaaattaattatgaaagtaaaaataaatatttaaataaataagaacctagaaaattcctttcataaaatatatactaatatgtACTTATTAAATTCTATTCAGACACCAAGTGTTCTGAGTTCATATATtagtatatttatattatgttcGTTATTTGTATATAGATCTATTTGTTTTGCGTGAAACTTGTTGGATTGGGAAGTGGACCTAGAGAGACAATATGAAATCACATGTGATTAGGTATGGTGTGATCTTAGgatttatttacttataattAACCAGCCATTTCAAGCAAGCTCCGATTGACTTTGGTTTATTCCAACAACCAAAATGAcctattcttattcttttttttttgttgcctTAATTGCCAACTCGTGTACGTAGTAAGTAAAAGCAACTTCTGTTATTAATAATTTCGAATATTAATTAAGTTCTTCTACAAAATGCTAATATTATTTACCAAATGGAGGTCTAAATAATACACTTCTATGTTCATAATGATCTCAATTATGTGACTACGTCAAATATGTTTGGCTGCAAATatcatcaattaattaaatccaTTTTAATCAATGTGACTTTATAGAAGCTTCATACTCAAGGAAAGCGAGAACATAGAATATTTATCAGCACATAGCAAGATTAACATAAACATgcacttataaaaaaaaaaaaagaatctaattctccttaccgaaaaaaaattatcctaGCATAATACCCGATTACATTACTGAAATAGCAAAATTCTATCACCACGTAAAGTTACAATTACTTTACGTTCGTGGTCCATAGGGAAGTAGTGGATCCCATATCTCTACAAACAAACACAAACCTAACGGTCGATGAACATAATATTGGTTCTGTGGAAAATaatgaagaaatatataagtttcatttaataattgaACAATGTAATCACATAATTGAATAAGTCAAAATTAACGATAAATTGGTAGAATTTTTTATCCAACAGTAGCTTTTGGAGCTTGGATGGATGAATTAAATAACCAGCTTGCATGTgcatttgtcattttactttgataaaaataaataattaggaaaaagataaaattctcttcttcttcttcttcttcttttattttattttatgtttttaatttataaattgatGAACACTGAACTGAGGCCTATTCAATTACAACCTGTCAGTATAATAATGGCACTGGGAAGCATTAGGTAGAGAGGTTAATAATGTTGACACAACCACagcttaaaaaattattatttattattttttcacaatttgtTACTTTTCCCAATTAAAATTGTGGAGAAAATGCTGTTTAGTGATCATCCCCACATATCAATTTCATGATTTCCCCATCCAtgaaacataaataaaatgaaaggCATGTATTGAAGTCTCAGAAACTCGCATGATGTAGTGCTATGATGTTACCCATCGAAcgattttcttgaattttccttttaaagtatatatttttctttgtctATTTAAATGGATTGTACACGCTCGATTTGAAACAAGAGATAATCACGGCCATCAAATGTCACAAATCCTGGATTTAGCCTGTAGTATTGTACACTCATACTCGTGTTTCACTGCTTTCTCGACTTGGGACGGAGCTTAGTAAATCAAAGATCTATATGCAAGTATCTTTTCTCAACCGTGCTCCATTGTTTAGTGGATATTGAGATTGTCTAATAACACAAACCGTGTTCGACACGAAGATAATCTCGAAGGAACGAAAAATCGAAGAAATCCATAGATATCGCTTTCCATATTCCGTGGGAGCTAGGGGGGATCCACGAGAGGCCGAGGAGTCAATTCCAATGTCCGGACTTGCAATATTTATTGTACCTTGAATTGGAATCTCCAACGGCAGTGTCCTTCTTCATTTTCGGGTCCTTTTGCCCTTTTCTCCTTTGCCCCATTGCAAATCCTAAATATCTTCGAACAATAATAGCAACTCTAACAGCCTGGCACGTTGGTTAATATTCACGGGTTTGTTGTCACACATTGCGTATTGACAATGACTCTATCTCTAGACAATTGCGTCATCGGTGATAATAGTGAAAGGGCAATGTTGATGTCGTGATTTGAAAGGTGTATTCCGAAGTAAGTTTATACGTAACACATAATAACCAGTGTCGCAACGATTGATAGCACTAAGAGTGGACGTATAGGGCTTCTGGCGCGAAATGTTTATTGAATTGAATCACACAATGCTAATAGGATTACCAAAACGAGGATAATGATAATCGGGAAGCCAAATTATCAATGCAAAAGAAACATGCGAGGCAAGCCCAACTACAGCACAGTGGACTCTTGCAATCTGCTCTTAGCCCAATCAATGAGGCCCTGCAAGAAAATGAGGAACTTGTTTCAGACCAGCTCGTAAGGTTTCGGGAATCCTACGCAACAAATGCGGTTTCGTATCGAGCTACTGAGTTTTTAAGCCTTACCTCGGCACTTGGGTCTGGCTTTCAGGCCGCACTTCTTGGGTAGCGCGAAGGCGTTCTCGGGAGGGATCCCCATGGCCGGTAGGACGGACCTGTACTGGCAGAGGCAGTGCATATCTGCCCTACGCACGATCCCGCAGCACTTCCTGGTTGGCCGTGGAGGAGACTTGCCAGTCACTGCAGGCAGGCACTCCGCCAGCTCGGCCGTGTCGATCTTGCAGATCTCTGTCGCATCTGCCACGGCAAAGACGAAGAGCACGAGTGCCAGTGCAAGAGCTAACTTCATACTTGTCTTGGAAGGCATTCTTCCTCCCTGGGCTGTTCCTCTCCTTCAGGAATGGGAATTGCAACTATGTGGAAGTGGTTCCATAGGCAACCCATACTTATAGTATCAAAGATTAAGGATCAATTAAAGTATCAGATCGGCTCGGCTTATTACCGCACACGAATCTGTTCTCGTGCAATGAAATGAATAAACTATGTTAAGGAGACTTTGTCCCCAGTATTAAGGTGTTCATGTGACCATTGCAGGGTTCACGGGAAAGGTATCGAGGAGACATTATCAGAATATAGAAATTATCTTTGAGTTTAATGAGACAAATCACTGAGAGGCCTGGTCGAGATGAGTGGGCCAGAATAAATGACAGTCGTATTAAATCATGTGACCATTCGATGAGGTCCTGCTTAGGaatgattttttattagtGCTGTTGCTGTAACTGGTTCACAAACCTCCCATGACCATTATTAGTAGTATACGAACTCAGGAGTGGTTCACAAGCCTTTGATTATGCGTAGCAGAAGAAAAGACGTTCCACCGGCTCTGTAAAAACTTTTCCAAGGGGATGATGTTCTGCTCATATCTCAAATGCCCATAGCTTGAATCTAAAGTCACgataaccattcccgactaTTCTGGAAATGCTTGATATGGTGGCTTTGTGAGGCCAGGCTCACCCGGTTCCATGGACCTTTCACCCCTAGGCATGAGCTTAGGAAAGGCCTCGATAGTTTTCAGCATGCATACATGCCATTGcagaaaaataatcaaaatgtTTCATAAGAATAGCCATCAAAAGTAATGAGTTAGCCAAGTCGAAATTCACAAAAGCTCCAATTACGACGATCTTTACTTTGCACTAGATGATCAGCATCTGCATTTACATTTCGTCTGGATTTTCAATCGAATGCACTCTACAAAAAAGAATCAGAGTGCCACAAACAAGCCTAATCTGAAATGCATTGTCAGAGATAAACTTCAGTTATGCACCTGATTCTGTACATTAGCTAATAATCTGGGCTTGTCTTAGAACAAGAGAGACTAAGCAATCACTACGAAACTTGGAAAATATGCCTTGTAAGAGAGTAGCAGCGGCGAACGAGCTCATCTACAAACAAAAACCATCGAATAATCAGTTTAGTTCCACGAGAGATGTAAAAACAGCAGGCAAAGAAAACTCAGGATAAACACAATACGTACCAGCAATTCCTAATCAGTCACGAGCTGATTATATACTGGCGTGCCAAAACTTCAGATATCCCGGAAGCGTGAATGCTTTCACATCCAAAAATCTCTTGAAGCTTCGCATCACATTGTATCAGCATTGTATCTTGTGGATCCTAATAACAATATCATAAATGTAATGTTTTAATTCAGCGCCACTAACAAGTTCAGCAAAAATTCAACATAATTTGTCAAAGCAATAATATCTCACGCAGTCATGATCAAGAATCTTTTAACAGCTGTCCATATTGACCTCCAAATGGTCAATGGAGACGAATAGGTAGTATCCACCAAGCTCAAAGTATATTCCTTGTAATGGTATATTAGAAGGGAAAACCGAGAAGTTACAGAGTTTGTTACACACCTGCAGCTGATTCACATTTATGTATTCCCAGATACGTTTATTAATTTCTGTCAGAAGCATCTCCTTTTCATCAACACCAAAAAATTTGGCTAGCGCATCAGAAATCTTCACAGAAGGACCGGGTTCAGTACTCCTGATTCCAGTCTCAGCATCTGACTTTTGCTTCTTAACAACTGGCTGTTCTGTGAGGACAAAAATATGGTAAATCAGTCAAATAAAGTTCCAAGTTCACATCTCTAAACATGCTGAGATAGACCAAAGTCATGTAAGCTATGTACTTGTTGGATCGAGGGGGATGATGTGCTTAGCCAGTAACTTGTTCATCTTGAACATGTCAGTACAATCTGTTTCAAATACCAATTTCAGCTCGTCATTGCATATTATCTTCCTCTTGTTACTAGGATCTTGGAGATTGTTTTTCCTTATGTAAGCCCATAGCTGCTTCACAATCTAATACAAAAAAcacaaagaaattaagatCAACATGTTGTAAtattgggatttttttttcacagccacaagaaaaacaaaacaaatccAAACGAAAATgtcattttcaatatatagtatatagtATAAGATTGGGACCTCAGTTCTGGGGAGAGCCGGCTCGCCAACAATGGCCTGAAGTTCAGGTGAAACACCACAAAGTTTGTTCAAACCCCCTGCCCCACCTTTTCTCTTGGCTTTCGCTGGTGCACTGCATTGAACAATGGGGATAATTCATCAGTTCATGTGTCAatgtataatttaaaataacacACACTAAGCA
This genomic window contains:
- the LOC116190303 gene encoding uncharacterized protein LOC116190303, producing MATDQEISQALHSLLRDSYSSSSSSSSANPNKPPAAAPFTSFADVVQQLESRLGLDLTHKVDFIRSQIQLLFRPQPQPQAPPQLQQQQPPYPPLLHRNDHQHFGLQQSPNFYPHHHPHAAASSAFHGFPSQYAPAPPPPVAPAARPVEPPKESAPAKAKRKGGAGGLNKLCGVSPELQAIVGEPALPRTEIVKQLWAYIRKNNLQDPSNKRKIICNDELKLVFETDCTDMFKMNKLLAKHIIPLDPTKQPVVKKQKSDAETGIRSTEPGPSVKISDALAKFFGVDEKEMLLTEINKRIWEYINVNQLQDPQDTMLIQCDAKLQEIFGCESIHASGISEVLARQYIISS
- the LOC116190610 gene encoding putative lipid-transfer protein DIR1, which gives rise to MPSKTSMKLALALALVLFVFAVADATEICKIDTAELAECLPAVTGKSPPRPTRKCCGIVRRADMHCLCQYRSVLPAMGIPPENAFALPKKCGLKARPKCRGPH